The following are encoded together in the Oncorhynchus gorbuscha isolate QuinsamMale2020 ecotype Even-year linkage group LG03, OgorEven_v1.0, whole genome shotgun sequence genome:
- the LOC124032305 gene encoding rho GTPase-activating protein 4-like isoform X1, translating to MEQVKMVLSESFGELLIEFHPVGATMTSHVKLRKERVGAVDYDTQIKEVRCQLVDQLKVLDLQLEQKSQQLQDLTDYLRRRSEIEGEYARSLDKLAERFTSKIKRKEPGSGQSVAQCWLVLLAQTRQESKDHSGVSDSCSTTLTQPLTHSLEITQRLAKRTKDVCSQLQDGLLKVTTELQTAWRTYYQYHSEYESAEGKLKEAEKQKQGASKKIEKRQCKVQEIQLKCTKARNDYLLNLAAANASMNKYYLQDLSSLMDCSDIGYHLSLSRVLRSYLSSRSRAQQNLSGGLQQLHTAVSGLDQIQDRDYLLQTHTNTFCLPLRFHYQPREGDQVCEVSAEQEIRCEMETRFQQLQSKLTGFTQETEEAGKKLQMARSALLEGISDDDLDPPPSSNQTQGSQVHLQFLSQSQGQGGSSESLASSSSRPSLARRRANLQETETLYCANVKEYLCKSSLVSKLQAKHDLLKVAVEKAEPTNGHQTRKLLRVRSKSQPGVQYTHKLFTGDMLSFIQASGQEIPIVVESCIRFINLNGLHHEGIFRVPGSQGKVNSLRDAFERGEDPVADSRCDLDSVAGVLKLYFRTLENPLFPQDSTAQLLEYAQIDNETERATKLKSVISSFPPPVSTVMRYLFAFLHHVSQYSDENMMQPYNLAVCFGPSLLRGAQDDDVVTLQPQINSLVKSIILQHESIFPSLAELQGPMYEKCMTLQQDDCEEGEGDSEHHSKEEPESKRERSRANSSCSSRQTPVGGTVTPGGKFTLQSP from the exons AGTTTCATCCTGTCGGAGCAACAATGACATCACATGTGAAGCTCAGAAAAGAGAGAGTTGGAGCTGTGGACTATGACACACAAATCAAAG AGGTGCGTTGTCAGTTGGTGGACCAGTTGAAGGTTTTGGATCTGCAGTTGGAGCAGAAATCTCAGCAGCTTCAGGATCTGACAGACTACCTGCGTAGACGCAGTGAGATAGAAGGAGAGTACGCACGCTCGCTGGACAAATTGGCCGAGAGGTTTACCTCCAAAATCAAAAG GAAGGAGCCTGGCAGTGGTCAGTCTGTGGCCCAGTGTTGGCTGGTCCTGCTGGCtcagaccagacaggagagcaaaGACCACAGTGGTGTGAGTGACAGCTGTAGCACCACCCTCACCCAGCCCCTCACACACTCTCTGGAGATCACACAGCGCCTGGCCAAGAGG ACTAAAGATGTCTGTAGCCAGTTACAGGATGGGCTGTTGAAGGTCACCACAGAGCTACAGACA gCGTGGCGGACCTACTATCAGTACCACTCAGAGTATGAGTCTGCAGAGGGAAAGTTGAAGGAAGCAGAGAAACAGAAGCAAGGAGCTTCTAAAAAGATTGAGAAA AGACAGTGTAAAGTGCAGGAGATCCAGCTGAAGTGCACTAAGGCTCGTAATGACTACCTTCTCAATCTGGCTGCTGCCAACGCTTCCATGAACAAGTACTATCTCCAAGACCTCTCCTCACTCATGGAC tgttcAGACATTGGCTACCACCTTTCTCTGTCCCGTGTGCTACGCTCCTACCTGTCCAGCCGCTCCCGGGCCCAGCAGAACCTGAGTGGAGGGCTGCAGCAGCTCCACACTGCTGTGTCTGGACTGGACCAGATTCAGGACAGAGACTACCTGCTACAGACTCACACCAACACCTTCTGTCTACCCCTCCGCTTCCACTACCAGCCACGCGAGGGAGACCAG gTGTGTGAGGTGAGTGCAGAACAGGAGATTAGGTGTGAGATGGAGACCAGGTTCCAACAGCTGCAGTCAAAGCTCACCGGGTTCACTCAGGAAACAGAGGAG GCAGGTAAGAAGCTCCAGATGGCCCGCTCTGCCCTGCTAGAAGGTATCAGTGATGATGACCTGGATCCTCCACCCTCCAGCAACCAGACCCAGGGCTCACAGGTCCATCTCCAGTTCCTGTCTCAGAGCCAAGGTCAGGGGGGAAGCAGTGAGAGCCTggccagcagcagtagcagaCCCAGTCTTGCCAGACGGAGAGCCAACCTGCAGGAGACCGAGACACTCTACTGTGCT AACGTGAAGGAGTATCTCTGTAAAAGCTCTCTGGTATCTAAACTACAGGCGAAACATGATCTGCTTAAAGTGGCGGTTGAGAAAG CTGAACCAACCAATGGTCATCAGACCAG gaaGTTATTGCGTGTGAGGAGTAAGAGTCAACCCGGTGTCCAGTACACCCACAAACTCTTCACCGGAGACATGCTCTCCTTCATACAGGCATCAGGACAGGAGATACCTATAGTGGTGGAAAGCTGCATTCGCTTCATCAACCTTAACG GTCTCCACCATGAGGGTATCTTCAGAGTACCAGGGTCTCAGGGGAAGGTCAACAGTCTGAGAGATGCCTTTGAGCGAG GAGAGGACCCTGTGGCAGACAGCAGGTGTGACTTGGACTCTGTAGCAGGAGTATTGAAACTCTACTTTAGAACCCTGGAAAACCCTCTCTTTCCTCAGGACAGCACTGCTCAGCTCCTGGAGTACGCAC AGATTGACAACGAGACGGAGAGAGCAACTAAACTCAAATCAGTCATCTCCTCCTTTCCACCACCTGTCAGCACCGTCATGAGATACCTCTTTGCATTCCTCCATCA tgtgtCTCAGTACAGCGACGAGAACATGATGCAGCCCTATAacctggctgtgtgcttcggcCCCAGTCTGCTACGAGGGGCGCAGGATGATGATGTCGTTACCCTGCAGCCTCAGATCAACTCCCTGGTGAAGAGCATCATCTTGCAGCACGAGAGCATCTTCCCAAGCCTGGCCGAGCTACAGGGACCAATGTATGAGAAATGCATGACGCTGCAGCAAGACGACTG tgaggagggagaaggggattcAGAACACCACAGTAAAGAAG AGCCTGAGTCAAAGAGGGAGCGATCTCGAGCCAACAGCAGCTGCAGTTCAAGACAGACCCCAGTAGGGGGCACTGTGACCCCTGGAGGAAAGTTCACCTTACAGTCCCCATAA
- the LOC124032305 gene encoding rho GTPase-activating protein 4-like isoform X2, whose product MTSHVKLRKERVGAVDYDTQIKEVRCQLVDQLKVLDLQLEQKSQQLQDLTDYLRRRSEIEGEYARSLDKLAERFTSKIKRKEPGSGQSVAQCWLVLLAQTRQESKDHSGVSDSCSTTLTQPLTHSLEITQRLAKRTKDVCSQLQDGLLKVTTELQTAWRTYYQYHSEYESAEGKLKEAEKQKQGASKKIEKRQCKVQEIQLKCTKARNDYLLNLAAANASMNKYYLQDLSSLMDCSDIGYHLSLSRVLRSYLSSRSRAQQNLSGGLQQLHTAVSGLDQIQDRDYLLQTHTNTFCLPLRFHYQPREGDQVCEVSAEQEIRCEMETRFQQLQSKLTGFTQETEEAGKKLQMARSALLEGISDDDLDPPPSSNQTQGSQVHLQFLSQSQGQGGSSESLASSSSRPSLARRRANLQETETLYCANVKEYLCKSSLVSKLQAKHDLLKVAVEKAEPTNGHQTRKLLRVRSKSQPGVQYTHKLFTGDMLSFIQASGQEIPIVVESCIRFINLNGLHHEGIFRVPGSQGKVNSLRDAFERGEDPVADSRCDLDSVAGVLKLYFRTLENPLFPQDSTAQLLEYAQIDNETERATKLKSVISSFPPPVSTVMRYLFAFLHHVSQYSDENMMQPYNLAVCFGPSLLRGAQDDDVVTLQPQINSLVKSIILQHESIFPSLAELQGPMYEKCMTLQQDDCEEGEGDSEHHSKEEPESKRERSRANSSCSSRQTPVGGTVTPGGKFTLQSP is encoded by the exons ATGACATCACATGTGAAGCTCAGAAAAGAGAGAGTTGGAGCTGTGGACTATGACACACAAATCAAAG AGGTGCGTTGTCAGTTGGTGGACCAGTTGAAGGTTTTGGATCTGCAGTTGGAGCAGAAATCTCAGCAGCTTCAGGATCTGACAGACTACCTGCGTAGACGCAGTGAGATAGAAGGAGAGTACGCACGCTCGCTGGACAAATTGGCCGAGAGGTTTACCTCCAAAATCAAAAG GAAGGAGCCTGGCAGTGGTCAGTCTGTGGCCCAGTGTTGGCTGGTCCTGCTGGCtcagaccagacaggagagcaaaGACCACAGTGGTGTGAGTGACAGCTGTAGCACCACCCTCACCCAGCCCCTCACACACTCTCTGGAGATCACACAGCGCCTGGCCAAGAGG ACTAAAGATGTCTGTAGCCAGTTACAGGATGGGCTGTTGAAGGTCACCACAGAGCTACAGACA gCGTGGCGGACCTACTATCAGTACCACTCAGAGTATGAGTCTGCAGAGGGAAAGTTGAAGGAAGCAGAGAAACAGAAGCAAGGAGCTTCTAAAAAGATTGAGAAA AGACAGTGTAAAGTGCAGGAGATCCAGCTGAAGTGCACTAAGGCTCGTAATGACTACCTTCTCAATCTGGCTGCTGCCAACGCTTCCATGAACAAGTACTATCTCCAAGACCTCTCCTCACTCATGGAC tgttcAGACATTGGCTACCACCTTTCTCTGTCCCGTGTGCTACGCTCCTACCTGTCCAGCCGCTCCCGGGCCCAGCAGAACCTGAGTGGAGGGCTGCAGCAGCTCCACACTGCTGTGTCTGGACTGGACCAGATTCAGGACAGAGACTACCTGCTACAGACTCACACCAACACCTTCTGTCTACCCCTCCGCTTCCACTACCAGCCACGCGAGGGAGACCAG gTGTGTGAGGTGAGTGCAGAACAGGAGATTAGGTGTGAGATGGAGACCAGGTTCCAACAGCTGCAGTCAAAGCTCACCGGGTTCACTCAGGAAACAGAGGAG GCAGGTAAGAAGCTCCAGATGGCCCGCTCTGCCCTGCTAGAAGGTATCAGTGATGATGACCTGGATCCTCCACCCTCCAGCAACCAGACCCAGGGCTCACAGGTCCATCTCCAGTTCCTGTCTCAGAGCCAAGGTCAGGGGGGAAGCAGTGAGAGCCTggccagcagcagtagcagaCCCAGTCTTGCCAGACGGAGAGCCAACCTGCAGGAGACCGAGACACTCTACTGTGCT AACGTGAAGGAGTATCTCTGTAAAAGCTCTCTGGTATCTAAACTACAGGCGAAACATGATCTGCTTAAAGTGGCGGTTGAGAAAG CTGAACCAACCAATGGTCATCAGACCAG gaaGTTATTGCGTGTGAGGAGTAAGAGTCAACCCGGTGTCCAGTACACCCACAAACTCTTCACCGGAGACATGCTCTCCTTCATACAGGCATCAGGACAGGAGATACCTATAGTGGTGGAAAGCTGCATTCGCTTCATCAACCTTAACG GTCTCCACCATGAGGGTATCTTCAGAGTACCAGGGTCTCAGGGGAAGGTCAACAGTCTGAGAGATGCCTTTGAGCGAG GAGAGGACCCTGTGGCAGACAGCAGGTGTGACTTGGACTCTGTAGCAGGAGTATTGAAACTCTACTTTAGAACCCTGGAAAACCCTCTCTTTCCTCAGGACAGCACTGCTCAGCTCCTGGAGTACGCAC AGATTGACAACGAGACGGAGAGAGCAACTAAACTCAAATCAGTCATCTCCTCCTTTCCACCACCTGTCAGCACCGTCATGAGATACCTCTTTGCATTCCTCCATCA tgtgtCTCAGTACAGCGACGAGAACATGATGCAGCCCTATAacctggctgtgtgcttcggcCCCAGTCTGCTACGAGGGGCGCAGGATGATGATGTCGTTACCCTGCAGCCTCAGATCAACTCCCTGGTGAAGAGCATCATCTTGCAGCACGAGAGCATCTTCCCAAGCCTGGCCGAGCTACAGGGACCAATGTATGAGAAATGCATGACGCTGCAGCAAGACGACTG tgaggagggagaaggggattcAGAACACCACAGTAAAGAAG AGCCTGAGTCAAAGAGGGAGCGATCTCGAGCCAACAGCAGCTGCAGTTCAAGACAGACCCCAGTAGGGGGCACTGTGACCCCTGGAGGAAAGTTCACCTTACAGTCCCCATAA